The Pseudochaenichthys georgianus chromosome 8, fPseGeo1.2, whole genome shotgun sequence genome has a segment encoding these proteins:
- the LOC117450607 gene encoding proton channel OTOP2-like, translated as MFRTCNKLFSRKTLNDVVEAHPSNMETAAQMDNIQHLTSPSHNTSVRDSIHHIEDVMERAHHGGGWLYGIICINILILGCALVSGSAFNSVAITAVHRQIFLIILLLLTMSWMLFHTVFTSLKDEAVSFRDGHAGPAWLRAGLLLFGLLSLIMDIFKIAIAVGYLHCDSAVKVAFPVVQAVFLFVQTYFLWIHVKDCVQQHTHLTRCGLALTLSTNLVVWMAAVTEESLHQTDIPDLNYNVSPRMHRASVVNKKCNCSYSACYTIKEASYYLYPFNIEYSLFASAMAYVMWKNVGRLVDNHRHHKVKFRIKDVCLGPLTGVLLVVAGLATFIVYEVDIETGDVTKTDKALLIHFIMNIVIVSMMSLSTVIGCIIYRLDHREHASEKNPTRSLDVGLLVGASLGQFVISYFTIVAVVAIEARGYLNALNLTWALLTVLQLSLQNYFIIEGLHREPFHVMQEAALHTNPHAFQENPEIIIVQESHKSSYFLASSCDKPSWKRRVLKEVCAFLLLANIILWIMPAFGARPQFDHPIEIKFYNVSMWTAIVNIGLPFGIFYRIHSVASLFEVYIMS; from the exons ATGTTCCGGACCTGCAACAAACTTTTCTCTAG AAAAACTCTAAATGATGTTGTGGAGGCCCATCCATCCAACATGGAGACAGCAGCACAGATGGACAACATCCAACATTTGACCAGTCCTTCCCATAATACCAGTGTTAGGGACAGCATTCACCATATTGAGGACGTGATGGAGAGGGCCCACCATGGTGGTGGATGGCTGTATGGCATTATCTGCATCAACATCCTGATCCTGGGCTGCGCTCTGGTTAGCGGAAGTGCCTTCAACAGTGTGGCCATTACTGCTGTACACAGGCAAATCTTCCTCATCATTCTCCTACTCCTCACAATGTCGTGGATGCTGTTTCACACAGTCTTCACCTCACTTAAGGATGAGGCTGTTTCGTTCAGAGATGGCCATGCAGGGCCTGCATGGCTCCGAG CTGGACTTCTACTGTTTGGACTTCTCAGTCTCATCATGGACATCTTCAAGATTGCCATCGCTGTGGGCTACCTTCACTGTGACTCTGCTGTTAAAGTTGCATTTCCTGTCGTCCAAGCTGTGTTTCTATTTGTCcag ACATATTTCCTGTGGATTCATGTGAAGGACTgtgtgcagcaacacacacatttgACACG ATGTGGGCTTGCTCTTacgctttcaactaacctggtGGTATGGATGGCAGCCGTCACTGAGGAATCTCTTCACCAGACTGACATTCCTGATCTAAACTACAATGTCTCACCAAGGATGCACAGAG CTAGCGTTGTCAATAAGAAGTGTAATTGCAGTTACTCGGCATGCTACACCATCAAAGAGGCCTCCTACTACCTGTATCCCTTCAACATAGAATACAGTCTCTTTGCTTCGGCTATGGCCTACGTCATGTGGAAAAACGTTGGTCGGCTTGTGGACAATCACCGCCATCACAAggtcaagttccgcataaaGGATGTGTGTTTGGGACCTTTGACCGGCGTCCTCCTGGTGGTGGCAGGACTTGCAACATTCATAGTGTACGAGGTGGACATAGAAACAGGGGATGTGACGAAAACAGACAAGGCTCTGCTGATCCATTTCATCATGAATATAGTGATAGTGAGCATGATGTCCCTCTCCACTGTGATTGGCTGCATCATCTACAGGTTGGACCACAGGGAGCACGCATCTGAGAAGAATCCAACCCGCAGCCTGGATGTGGGGCTGCTGGTGGGAGCCTCACTGGGGCAGTTCGTCATCAGCTATTTCACTATCGTGGCAGTGGTGGCGATAGAAGCCAGAGGATATCTGAACGCCCTCAACCTGACCTGGGCCTTGCTGACAGTGCTACAGCTCAGCCTGCAGAATTACTTCATCATCGAAGGCCTCCATCGGGAGCCCTTCCATGTGATGCAGGAAGCGGCTCTGCACACAAACCCTCATGCTTTCCAGGAAAATCCAGAGATTATCATTGTTCAGGAAAGCCATAAGTCCAGCTACTTCCTGGCTTCAAGCTGTGATAAGCCTAGTTGGAAGAGAAGAGTACTAAAGGAAGTCTGTGCCTTTCTACTGCTTGCCAACATTATT CTGTGGATCATGCCCGCCTTTGGTGCTCGTCCCCAGTTTGATCATCCCATAGAGATAAAATTCTACAACGTCTCAATGTGGACGGCCATTGTGAATATTGGACTTCCTTTTGGAATCTTCTACCGTATACACTCTGTCGCCAGTCTCTTTGAGGTGTACATAATGTCGTAG
- the LOC117451302 gene encoding protein VCF1, with translation MLTENRKRQRSGGDEESGHLVPQAKRQSRSHTLSPEPGRDAWDSESSNSESSSSISSPEHAAGSCGSQCVVGPSSPVGSGDSTEMAGGATSLVTYLQINRILKHAHFQSLQSRYPIRDT, from the exons ATGTTGACTGAAAACAG GAAACGTCAGCGCAGCGGCGGTGATGAGGAGAGTGGCCACCTGGTGCCTCAGGCCAAGAGGCAGAGCAGATCTCACACGCTCTCTCCTGAGCCGGGCCGGGATGCGTGGGACTCTGAG TCCTCCAACAGtgagagcagcagcagtatcagcagtcCGGAGCATGCGGCTGGGAGCTGTGGCAGTCAGTGTGTTGTGGGCCCCAGCAGTCCGGTCGGCTCCGGGGACTCTACAGAAATGGCCGGTGGCGCCACAAGCCTGGTGACCTACCTGCAGATCAACCGCATCCTGAAGCACGCCCACTTCCAGAGCCTGCAGAGCCGATATCCAATCAGAGACACATGA
- the LOC117450604 gene encoding protein HID1-like, with protein MGSTDSKLNFRKAVIQLTTKTQPVEATDDAFWDQFWADTTTTVQDVFALVPAAEIRAVREESPSNLATLCYKAVEKLVQGAESGCPTEREKQVVLNSTRILSRILPYIFEDQDWRGFFWSTVPGAGRAGTDELDDDDGARPLAESLLLAIADLLFCPDFTVHSHRRGPDSVENMQSIDSCEYIWEAGVGFAQSPPLNYIHDLNRTELLRLLLTCFSEAMYLPSSTDNSVLNPWVTFFCSTENRHALPLFTSLLNVVCAYDPVGYGIPYNHLLFSDYREQLVEQAVQILIVTLEHDGGVPHRPPSPSSIEEQETAGPENLFVNYLSRVHREEDFDFVLKGLARLLTNPLTQTYLPNSTKKIQFHQELLVLFWKLCDFNKKFLFFVLKSSDVLDILVPILFYLNDARADQSRVGLMHIGVFILLLLSGERNFGVRLNKPYSVHVPMDIPVFTGTHADLLIVVFHKIITTGHQRLQPLFDCLLTIVVNVSPYLKSLSMVAANKLLHLLEAFSTTWFLFSVAQNHHLVFFLLEAFNNIIQYQFDGNCNLVYAIIRKRNVFHQLVNLPSDSACIQKGLQRKRKTPDVISRTSSQETVSMEGSHPAVPAEPGTLKTSLVAIPAIDKLTEKSQVSEDGTMVSVQKTGTSQAAPSEQSAVTGTSDTESNSGRENEDVFYTEAEMERRHFSIASSTSSWAPTPEWVLSWKSKLPLQTIMRLLQVLVPQVEKICIDKGLTDESEILKFLQHGTLVGLLPVPHPILIRKYQANAGTAMWFRTYMWGVVYLRNVDPPIWYDTDVRLFEIQKM; from the exons ATGGGCAGCACCGACTCAAAACTGAACTTCAGGAAAGCAGTGATCCAGCTGACAACAAAAACACAG CCAGTGGAAGCCACAGACGATGCCTTCTGGGACCAGTTCTGGGCAGATACCACCACCACGGTCCAGGATGTTTTTGCACTGGTGCCAGCGGCCGAGATAAGAGCTGTTCGAGAAGAGTCCCCCTCCAATTTAGCAACTCTCTGCTATAAG GCCGTGGAGAAGCTGGTGCAGGGTGCAGAGTCTGGTTGCCCCACAGAGAGGGAGAAGCAGGTGGTCCTGAACAGCACTCGCATCCTCAGCCGCATCCTTCCCTACATCTTTGAGGACCAGGACTGGAGAGGATTCTTCTGGTCCACTGTGCCCGGGGCTGGGCGGGCGGGG ACTGATGAgctggatgatgatgatggagcCCGACCTCTGGCCGAGTCTCTGCTCCTGGCCATCGCTGACCTCCTCTTCTgccctgacttcactgtgcacAGCCATAGGAGAGGCCCT GACTCAGTAGAAAACATGCAGTCTATAGACAGCTGTGAATACATCTGGGAGGCAGGGGTGGGCTTTGCACAGTCGCCCCCTCTCAATTACATCCATGATCTAAATAG GACAGAGCTGCTGAGATTGTTACTAACGTGCTTCTCTGAGGCCATGTATCTGCCTTCCTCTACGGATAACAGCGTCCTCAACCCTTGGGTGACATTCTTCTGTTCCACAGAAAACAG ACATGCTCTGCCTCTGTTCACCTCTCTGCTGAATGTGGTGTGTGCCTATGATCCAGTGGGCTATGGCATCCCGTACAACCACCTGCTCTTCTCCGACTACCGGGAGCAGCTGGTGGAGCAGGCGGTTCAGATCCTCATTGTGACGCTGGAGCATGACGGAGGGGTTCCACATCGACCTCCCTCCCCATCCAGCATTGAGGAACAAGAG ACTGCAGGCCCTGAAAACCTTTTTGTGAATTATCTGTCAAGGGTCCACAGAGAAGAG GACTTTGACTTTGTGCTGAAGGGCCTAGCTCGTCTGCTGACCAACCCTTTGACTCAGACTTACCTGCCTAACTCTACAAAGAAGATCCAGTTCCACCAAGAGCTGTTGGTGCTTTTCTGGAAGCTTTGTGACTTTAACAAG AAGTTCCTGTTTTTTGTCCTGAAGAGTAGTGATGTGCTGGATATTTTGGTTCCTATACTCTTCTACCTGAATGATGCCAGGGCTGACCAGT CCCGTGTTGGACTCATGCACATTGGTGTGTTCATTTTGCTGCTGCTGAGTGGAGAGAGAAACTTTGGCGTGCGTTTGAATAAGCCCTACTCCGTCCATGTGCCTATGGACATCCCTGTGTTCACGGGGACTCATGCCGACCTGCTTATAGTG GTATTTCACAAGATTATCACCACAGGCCACCAGCGTCTCCAGCCTCTGTTTGACTGCCTACTCACCATTGTTGTAAACG TGTCTCCCTATTTGAAGAGCCTTTCCATGGTGGCAGCCAATAAACTGCTCCACCTGCTGGAGGCCTTCTCCACCACCTGGTTCTTGTTCTCTGTAGCCCAGAACCATCACCTTGTGTTCTTTCTTCTCGAGGCTTTCAACAATATTATCCAGTACCAGTTTGATG GAAACTGCAACCTGGTGTACGCCATCATCCGCAAACGCAACGTCTTCCACCAGTTGGTCAACCTGCCCTCTGATTCTGCCTGCATCCAGAAGGGTttgcagaggaagaggaagactcCGGATGTCATCTCCCGCACCAGCTCTCAGGAGACTGTATCCATGGAAGGCTCGCACCCTGCTGTGCCGGCAGAGCCTGGCACACTGAAGACCAGCCTGGTTGCTATACCAG CTATCGATAAACTGACTGAAAAGTCCCAGGTGTCAGAGGATGGCACCATGGTGTCAGTCCAAAAGACAGGCACCTCACAAGCAGCCCCCTCAGAGCAAAGTGCAGTCACTGGGACCAGTGACACAGAGTCCAACTCAGGCAGAGAGAACGAA GATGTTTTCTACACTGAAGCAGAAATGGAGAGAAGGCATTTTTCAATAGCGTCTTCAACATCTTCTTGGGCTCCAACACCAGAATGG GTCCTCTCCTGGAAAAGTAAACTTCCCCTGCAGACAATAATGCGACTTCTACAGGTGCTGGTTCCCCAGGTGGAGAAGATCTGCATCGACAA GGGTCTGACAGATGAATCAGAGATCCTGAAGTTTCTCCAGCATGGCACATTAGTCGGCCTGCTGCCAGTTCCTCACCCTATCCTCATCAGAAAGTATCAGGCCAACGCGGGCACTGCCATGTGGTTTCGCACCTACATGTGGGGGGTTGTTTATTTGCG CAATGTGGACCCTCCTATCTGGTATGACACTGATGTCCGCCTTTTTGAGATTCAGAAGATGTAA